A stretch of Natronococcus sp. CG52 DNA encodes these proteins:
- a CDS encoding DUF7511 domain-containing protein has protein sequence MTVNETSTPTGEQPRDATLELRTDDERVWTATPVDASKDERVSAWLSVADEDLCDLEAWR, from the coding sequence ATGACGGTGAACGAGACCTCGACACCCACTGGCGAGCAACCGAGAGACGCAACCCTCGAGTTGCGCACCGACGACGAGCGGGTCTGGACTGCCACGCCCGTCGACGCGTCCAAAGATGAGCGGGTGAGCGCGTGGCTCTCGGTCGCGGACGAAGACCTCTGTGATCTCGAGGCGTGGCGATAA
- a CDS encoding class I SAM-dependent methyltransferase gives MAPPTIADEPIDEEKLDEVVGMAVNELGAAYYAPLIVIGDRLGLYEALADSGPLLPAELAERTDTVEPYVTEWLAAGAAGGYVTYDPETGRYNLTPEQAALLADEDSPAFIAGGFQGLMGYQKSLSELEADFRIGEGVGWHEQDEDVCHGTERFYRPGYETNLVEEWIPALDGMDGRLRAGARVADVGCGHGASTIVVAEAYPDSEFVAIDYHDHSIEVARERAEDAGVADRISFEVATAKEYNGSDYDLVMMFDAYHDMGDPVGVASHVRETLADDGAWVLVEPFANDRVEENLNPVGRAFYCASTLACIPNSLDQGGDPVLGAQAGEARLQKVITEGGFTRVRRATETPFNLVLEARP, from the coding sequence ATGGCACCGCCGACTATCGCCGACGAACCGATCGACGAAGAAAAATTAGACGAAGTCGTCGGAATGGCCGTCAACGAACTCGGAGCGGCCTATTACGCGCCACTGATCGTCATCGGCGACAGGCTCGGCCTCTACGAGGCGCTGGCCGATAGCGGACCACTCCTGCCCGCCGAGTTGGCCGAGCGGACCGATACCGTGGAACCCTACGTCACCGAGTGGCTCGCTGCGGGAGCGGCTGGCGGATACGTTACCTACGACCCTGAGACGGGCCGTTACAACCTCACGCCCGAGCAGGCGGCGCTGCTGGCCGACGAAGACAGCCCCGCGTTCATCGCTGGCGGGTTCCAGGGTCTAATGGGCTATCAGAAGAGCCTCTCGGAGCTCGAAGCTGATTTCCGGATCGGCGAGGGCGTGGGCTGGCACGAGCAGGACGAGGACGTGTGTCACGGCACCGAGCGCTTCTACCGGCCTGGCTATGAGACTAATCTCGTCGAGGAGTGGATCCCCGCGCTCGATGGAATGGACGGGAGGCTCAGGGCGGGTGCTCGCGTGGCCGATGTGGGCTGTGGTCACGGTGCATCGACGATCGTCGTAGCCGAGGCCTACCCCGATTCGGAGTTCGTCGCCATCGATTACCACGATCACTCGATCGAGGTGGCCCGCGAGCGAGCCGAAGACGCTGGTGTCGCAGACCGTATCAGTTTCGAGGTGGCGACCGCGAAGGAGTACAACGGGTCCGACTACGACCTCGTGATGATGTTCGACGCGTATCACGACATGGGTGATCCGGTCGGCGTGGCGTCACACGTCCGGGAGACGCTCGCCGACGACGGGGCGTGGGTGTTGGTCGAGCCGTTCGCCAACGATCGGGTCGAGGAGAACCTGAACCCGGTGGGCAGGGCGTTCTACTGCGCCTCGACGCTGGCCTGTATACCGAACTCGCTCGACCAGGGCGGCGACCCGGTCCTGGGAGCCCAAGCTGGCGAAGCGCGTCTCCAGAAGGTAATCACTGAGGGCGGGTTCACGCGGGTCCGTCGAGCGACTGAGACGCCGTTCAACCTCGTGCTCGAAGCCAGACCGTGA
- a CDS encoding helix-turn-helix transcriptional regulator — MGSPEDHQLAFNPPASPIVEAVMQNARNQQYLGKRLDAAGDRADPDHLGDIVRHGPVLEALRAEPLDRREIEERLDVSRATSHRLTKWLDEQGFVEKVNGRFQLTGRGEAVTDEVLRFEANVSTVHRMGPLLDVICPHHAEFAIEPMIDATVTVAEPAVPDRPVERFISLVSESETFRGFNTTHLAPLMIGKFYQRVFDGTEAELIYMPHIADKVYETYPTRMTEAVDRGQLSIRTREKLPYGLAIFDERVGLGGYDDDTGLMQVFVDTDSPMAREWAERIYASIKADSTRLDSRVEQ, encoded by the coding sequence ATGGGATCTCCCGAAGACCACCAACTCGCGTTCAATCCACCGGCGTCGCCGATCGTGGAGGCGGTCATGCAGAACGCGCGGAACCAGCAATATCTCGGCAAGCGCCTCGACGCTGCGGGGGACCGCGCCGACCCAGACCATCTCGGCGACATCGTCCGGCACGGTCCGGTTCTCGAAGCACTCCGAGCGGAGCCACTGGATCGCCGCGAGATCGAGGAACGCCTCGACGTCTCGCGGGCGACGAGCCACCGCTTGACAAAATGGCTCGACGAACAGGGGTTCGTCGAGAAGGTTAACGGCCGGTTCCAGTTGACGGGACGTGGCGAAGCGGTCACCGACGAGGTACTCCGGTTCGAGGCGAACGTGAGCACGGTCCACCGGATGGGACCGCTGCTGGACGTGATCTGTCCGCACCACGCGGAGTTCGCCATCGAACCGATGATTGATGCGACCGTCACGGTCGCGGAACCGGCCGTTCCGGACCGGCCGGTCGAGCGGTTTATTTCGCTCGTCAGCGAGTCGGAGACGTTCCGGGGGTTCAACACGACACATCTGGCGCCATTGATGATAGGTAAGTTCTACCAGCGAGTATTCGACGGTACCGAGGCCGAACTTATTTACATGCCACACATTGCAGATAAAGTATACGAAACGTACCCGACCCGCATGACCGAGGCAGTCGATCGCGGACAGTTATCCATTCGGACCCGCGAAAAACTCCCCTACGGACTAGCGATCTTCGACGAACGCGTCGGGCTCGGCGGATACGACGATGACACAGGGCTGATGCAGGTGTTCGTCGATACGGACTCGCCCATGGCCCGCGAGTGGGCCGAACGGATCTACGCGTCGATCAAGGCGGATTCTACGCGACTCGACAGCCGGGTGGAGCAGTGA
- a CDS encoding L-lactate MFS transporter, with protein MVQTDADKNRWLIAASAVAIHLSIGSIYAYSVYQNPLRAELGWAISDVSLAFTVSIVFLALSAAFLGGFVEDHGPRISGLIAAGTFGLGTVGAGFSVQIGSYVGFLLTFGVISGIGIGLGYIAPISTLVQWFPDRRGMATGMAVMGFGAGALVTGPIANYIMETASIPSTFYALGVGYFLLMAAGASYMKKPPADWVPEGVDESEIETDNKKGVSVNTDLEELTAREALRTPRYYLVWLIMFINISAGIMLLSVASPMTQAITGAEAATAASIVGIIGIFNGGGRLVWATISDYIGRTTAYGTFFGLQIAAFLLMPQITHVWLFAILLFLVISAYGGGFACLPAYLGDLFGTKELSAIHGYTLTAWGAAGVAGPLLISEIVERTNSYVMAFYIVTAALVVGLIAVGILYYQIEDVRESAHATEREAVGD; from the coding sequence ATGGTACAGACTGATGCCGACAAGAACCGGTGGCTGATCGCGGCCTCGGCCGTGGCGATTCACCTCTCGATCGGCTCGATTTACGCGTACAGCGTGTACCAGAACCCGCTGCGCGCCGAACTGGGATGGGCGATTTCCGACGTCTCGTTGGCGTTTACCGTCTCGATCGTCTTCCTCGCGCTGTCGGCGGCGTTCCTCGGCGGCTTCGTCGAGGACCACGGCCCGCGAATCTCGGGACTGATCGCCGCCGGAACCTTCGGTCTCGGGACCGTCGGCGCGGGGTTCAGCGTACAGATAGGGAGCTACGTCGGATTCCTCCTGACGTTCGGCGTGATTAGCGGTATCGGCATCGGGCTGGGATACATCGCCCCGATCTCGACGCTCGTCCAGTGGTTCCCCGACCGGCGGGGGATGGCGACCGGAATGGCCGTGATGGGCTTCGGTGCCGGCGCGCTCGTGACCGGACCGATCGCGAACTACATCATGGAGACCGCGAGTATTCCGTCGACGTTTTACGCGCTCGGCGTCGGCTACTTCCTCCTGATGGCCGCCGGCGCGAGCTATATGAAGAAGCCGCCGGCCGACTGGGTCCCCGAAGGGGTCGACGAGAGCGAGATCGAGACCGACAACAAGAAGGGCGTCTCCGTCAACACCGACCTCGAGGAACTCACCGCCAGGGAGGCGCTGCGGACGCCGCGGTACTACCTCGTCTGGCTGATCATGTTCATCAACATCTCGGCCGGGATCATGCTGCTGTCCGTCGCGTCGCCGATGACGCAGGCCATCACGGGAGCCGAAGCGGCGACGGCGGCGTCGATCGTCGGTATCATCGGAATCTTCAACGGCGGCGGTCGCCTCGTCTGGGCGACGATCTCCGACTACATCGGTCGGACGACCGCGTACGGGACGTTCTTCGGGCTCCAGATCGCCGCGTTCCTGCTGATGCCACAGATCACTCACGTCTGGCTGTTCGCGATCCTCCTGTTCCTCGTTATCTCGGCCTACGGCGGCGGGTTCGCCTGCCTGCCGGCGTACCTCGGCGACCTGTTCGGGACGAAGGAACTCAGCGCCATCCACGGCTACACGCTGACGGCGTGGGGCGCGGCCGGCGTCGCGGGACCGCTGCTCATCTCCGAGATCGTCGAGCGGACCAACAGCTACGTAATGGCCTTCTACATCGTCACCGCCGCGCTCGTCGTCGGGTTGATCGCCGTGGGCATCCTGTACTACCAGATCGAGGACGTCCGGGAGTCCGCGCACGCGACCGAGCGGGAAGCCGTTGGAGACTGA
- a CDS encoding NADH-ubiquinone oxidoreductase-F iron-sulfur binding region domain-containing protein, protein MSERSDSTAGEVSIRISAGSKSRRRKQRALDEIRSAADDARVVETGPTGIRSHEPLVLLTRDGRTTFHPAPVTGRLESLVKTLERGDLPTDEAAAVVEHDPEPSSLPTPDDGPLSVGRRRVLGRCGWIEPASAPEESAAELASDRPADARSRVRDVGLLGRGRGDWSTDEPVTEEWNVAGDAADADDDARDPVVVVNANDSDDRNETDRTLLESAPGEVLDGALAVAELVGATDVVVYCNEADDRARERVHEAARAVEETLYERLDREKGPEVVVGPNQYIAGEPTMALEAMEGNDRLEARLRPPSPAEHGLYGRPTVIHTPRTMAQLRQAMLHPETFDADDADPGTRLVTVTGDVDATATVELPTGGSLADVREAVELDGQFKMACVGGQFGGFTRSLSHSPSVPALAGAELGTEGVVELLNDEHCVLATAGRRTNFAMEENCGRCVTCREGSKQLTNMLRDVYDGEYEDAKIRELTRVMGETSLCQFGRSAVRPAVTGMSEFEREVTAHAEGRCPSGECEVGGKR, encoded by the coding sequence ATGAGTGAACGAAGCGATTCAACTGCCGGAGAGGTCAGTATTCGTATTTCTGCCGGATCGAAGAGCAGACGGCGGAAGCAGCGCGCGCTCGACGAGATTCGCTCGGCGGCGGACGACGCTCGCGTCGTCGAAACGGGACCCACCGGAATCCGGAGTCACGAACCGCTCGTCTTGCTGACGCGCGACGGTCGGACGACGTTCCATCCGGCGCCGGTCACGGGGCGGCTCGAGTCGCTAGTAAAAACGCTCGAGCGGGGCGACCTCCCGACCGACGAGGCGGCCGCGGTCGTCGAGCACGACCCGGAGCCGTCGTCGCTGCCGACGCCGGACGACGGGCCGCTGTCCGTGGGTCGGCGACGCGTGCTCGGCCGGTGTGGCTGGATCGAGCCCGCGTCGGCTCCCGAGGAGTCGGCGGCCGAACTGGCGAGCGACCGCCCGGCGGACGCCCGGTCGCGCGTTCGCGACGTCGGACTGTTAGGTCGCGGGCGCGGGGACTGGAGCACCGACGAACCCGTCACCGAGGAGTGGAACGTCGCCGGCGACGCGGCCGACGCGGACGACGACGCTCGCGACCCGGTGGTCGTCGTGAACGCGAACGACAGCGACGACCGCAACGAGACCGATCGGACGCTTCTCGAGTCCGCGCCGGGCGAGGTCCTCGACGGGGCCCTGGCCGTCGCCGAACTGGTCGGGGCGACGGACGTCGTCGTCTACTGTAACGAGGCCGACGACCGGGCGCGCGAGCGCGTCCACGAGGCCGCGCGGGCCGTCGAAGAGACGCTCTACGAGCGACTCGACAGGGAGAAGGGACCGGAGGTCGTCGTCGGACCGAACCAATATATCGCCGGCGAGCCGACGATGGCGCTCGAGGCGATGGAGGGGAACGACCGACTCGAGGCTCGCCTTCGCCCGCCCTCGCCCGCCGAGCACGGACTGTACGGGCGGCCGACCGTCATCCACACGCCGCGGACGATGGCACAGCTCCGCCAGGCGATGTTGCACCCCGAAACGTTCGACGCCGACGACGCCGACCCCGGAACCCGTCTCGTCACCGTGACGGGGGACGTCGACGCGACGGCGACCGTGGAACTGCCGACCGGCGGGAGCCTCGCCGACGTGCGCGAGGCCGTCGAGCTCGACGGACAGTTCAAGATGGCCTGCGTCGGCGGCCAGTTCGGCGGCTTCACCAGGTCGCTCTCGCACTCCCCGTCGGTGCCCGCCCTCGCGGGTGCCGAACTCGGGACGGAGGGCGTGGTCGAACTGCTGAACGACGAGCACTGCGTCCTCGCGACGGCCGGACGCAGGACGAACTTCGCGATGGAGGAGAACTGCGGCCGCTGCGTCACCTGCCGAGAAGGATCCAAACAGCTCACGAACATGCTTCGAGACGTCTACGACGGCGAGTACGAGGACGCAAAGATTCGCGAACTAACTCGCGTGATGGGCGAGACGAGCCTCTGCCAGTTCGGCCGTTCGGCCGTCCGCCCGGCGGTTACGGGAATGAGCGAGTTCGAGCGCGAAGTGACCGCCCACGCCGAGGGCCGCTGTCCCAGCGGCGAGTGTGAAGTCGGAGGGAAACGATGA
- the fdhF gene encoding formate dehydrogenase subunit alpha — protein sequence MSGKSPGSYVDDAETERRPTPVERLPSVPDVTDPRPSTPLTEQFETGTANDPDVTSDGDRMTHLTVDGTATAVSPGSTIIDALESTETSDEVAALCYYDRDTEQADQIGPRGECRTCTVQTDEHGLVPACSFPAEDGLTVRTDADDAAEAREVNLDLQLSDHNLRCTTCGQNGRCELQDTSIEQDVEEPRWDVFEDRDQYEPLDDTSSAIQIDRNKCILCNRCVEACNDVQVEGVLRMEGNGQDTRIAFQNGEETFDDSTCVSCGHCATVCPTGALVEQGLTDAATMPLPGFTQENSIGKVLESPKAETADRTEAPNRDIPYDLEDAAEDRSGIARFMSIAKARAVDAKRHAGDAAKGVGDRALKEVEHVAEEIASETMSAGQLFNVATTVGDARLSRVTKAETTCNYCAVGCRFDLYGKDGEVLGVRPADPDSTPANDFSTCVKGKFGYDYVDAADRLETPLIRKEDAPDGPVGRDGFREATWEEALERVYEGLSEVRDEYGPEALSVISSSKTTNEENFLNQKFARQVLGTPHVDNCARLCHSSTVAGLQQTVGYGAMTNRINEDIGKTDCYLITGSNTTESHPVLATRIKQNVRDGADLIVFDPREIGMAEHADQYVRTTPGEDVAWINGMIRYIVENDLHDEEFVEERTKHFDDLVEKVEPFTPEKVEELTAVPAEELKKAAETIATADTCIFGWAMGLTQHTTGTRNVLAIADLALVTGHLGKPRAGLSPFRGQNNVQGGGGDMGPAPHTLPGYQDLGDDEVLDKFEDEWGVRPPNDIGLRLPEQFHAISDRDLRGMFIMGENPVLSEPDVDNVEGALRKIDFLAVQDIFLTETGEYADVILPAASAAEKNGTFTNTERRIQRVRPAVDSPGKAKADHEILTQLARRFGYDWDYDSPADVMDEIKELVPIYGGVTYERLEEETKGIQWPCFDEDDPGTPYLYEDEFNFEDGKARFVPADYASPPAMPDEEYPLTLSSGRVLYHWHTGTMTRRVGTLMDHVPESFITIHPEMADQLGISDQEYVRVQSRQGEIVVKANVEDTSDPGVVFIPMHFPQGAINKLTQHELDPTSYIPQYKVTSVRVTPLEIDPEEAANVVSPTPGQLEGQDGDPEEVGGRRD from the coding sequence ATGAGCGGCAAGAGTCCGGGAAGCTACGTCGACGACGCGGAGACGGAGCGGCGTCCGACGCCGGTCGAACGGCTCCCGTCGGTGCCGGACGTCACCGATCCGCGGCCGAGCACGCCGCTCACCGAGCAGTTCGAGACCGGTACCGCCAACGACCCCGACGTCACGAGCGACGGCGACCGAATGACCCACCTCACGGTGGACGGCACCGCGACGGCGGTGTCGCCGGGATCGACGATCATCGACGCGCTCGAGTCGACGGAGACGAGCGACGAGGTAGCGGCGCTCTGCTACTACGACCGGGACACGGAACAGGCCGACCAGATCGGGCCGCGGGGCGAGTGCCGGACGTGCACCGTCCAGACGGACGAACACGGCCTCGTTCCGGCCTGCTCGTTTCCGGCCGAGGACGGCCTGACGGTCCGGACCGACGCCGACGACGCGGCCGAGGCGCGGGAGGTGAACCTCGATCTCCAGCTGTCGGACCACAATCTGCGCTGTACGACCTGCGGGCAGAACGGCCGCTGCGAACTCCAGGACACGTCCATCGAGCAGGACGTCGAGGAGCCCCGCTGGGACGTCTTCGAGGACCGCGACCAGTACGAACCGCTCGACGACACGTCGTCTGCCATCCAGATCGACCGCAACAAGTGCATCCTCTGTAACCGCTGCGTCGAGGCCTGCAACGACGTGCAGGTCGAGGGCGTCCTCCGCATGGAGGGCAACGGCCAGGACACCCGCATCGCCTTCCAGAACGGCGAGGAGACGTTCGACGACTCCACCTGCGTCTCCTGCGGTCACTGCGCCACCGTCTGTCCGACCGGCGCGCTGGTCGAACAGGGCCTGACCGACGCCGCGACGATGCCCTTGCCCGGGTTCACCCAGGAGAACTCCATCGGGAAGGTCCTCGAGAGCCCGAAGGCGGAGACGGCCGACCGGACGGAGGCCCCGAACCGCGACATTCCCTACGACCTCGAGGACGCGGCCGAGGATCGCTCGGGAATCGCCCGCTTCATGTCGATCGCCAAGGCACGCGCCGTTGACGCGAAGCGCCACGCCGGCGACGCCGCGAAGGGGGTCGGCGACCGCGCGCTCAAGGAGGTCGAACACGTCGCCGAGGAGATCGCCAGCGAGACGATGTCGGCCGGACAGCTGTTCAACGTCGCGACGACCGTCGGCGACGCGCGCCTCTCGCGGGTCACGAAGGCCGAGACCACCTGCAACTACTGCGCGGTGGGCTGTCGCTTCGACCTCTACGGCAAGGACGGCGAGGTGCTCGGCGTCAGACCCGCCGACCCCGACTCGACGCCGGCGAACGACTTCTCCACCTGCGTGAAGGGGAAGTTCGGCTACGACTACGTGGACGCCGCCGACCGACTCGAGACGCCGCTGATCCGGAAGGAAGACGCCCCCGACGGCCCCGTCGGCCGCGACGGCTTCCGCGAAGCCACGTGGGAGGAAGCGCTCGAGCGCGTCTACGAGGGGCTCTCGGAGGTTCGAGACGAGTACGGCCCCGAGGCGCTCTCGGTCATCTCGTCGTCGAAGACGACCAACGAGGAGAACTTCCTCAACCAGAAGTTCGCCCGGCAGGTGCTCGGAACGCCCCACGTCGACAACTGCGCCCGGCTCTGTCACTCCTCGACGGTGGCGGGGCTGCAGCAGACGGTCGGCTACGGGGCGATGACCAACCGGATCAACGAGGACATCGGCAAGACCGACTGTTACCTCATCACCGGCTCGAACACGACCGAATCCCACCCCGTTCTCGCCACGCGAATCAAGCAGAACGTCCGCGACGGCGCGGACCTCATCGTCTTCGATCCGCGCGAGATCGGCATGGCCGAGCACGCCGACCAGTACGTCCGGACGACCCCCGGCGAGGACGTGGCGTGGATCAACGGGATGATCCGGTACATCGTCGAGAACGACCTCCACGACGAGGAGTTCGTCGAGGAGCGGACGAAGCACTTCGACGACCTGGTCGAGAAGGTCGAGCCGTTCACGCCCGAGAAGGTCGAGGAGCTGACGGCCGTCCCCGCCGAGGAGCTGAAGAAGGCCGCCGAGACGATCGCCACCGCTGACACCTGTATCTTCGGCTGGGCGATGGGGCTGACCCAGCACACCACCGGGACGCGGAACGTGCTGGCAATCGCCGACCTCGCGCTGGTGACGGGCCACCTCGGCAAGCCCCGCGCCGGGCTCTCGCCGTTCCGCGGGCAGAACAACGTCCAGGGCGGCGGCGGCGACATGGGACCGGCCCCGCACACCCTCCCCGGCTACCAGGACCTCGGCGACGACGAGGTGCTGGACAAGTTCGAGGACGAGTGGGGCGTCCGCCCGCCGAACGACATTGGCCTTCGGCTCCCCGAACAGTTCCACGCCATCTCCGACCGGGACCTCCGCGGGATGTTCATCATGGGCGAGAACCCCGTCCTCTCGGAGCCGGACGTCGACAACGTCGAGGGAGCGCTGCGAAAGATCGACTTCCTCGCCGTCCAGGACATCTTCCTGACCGAAACGGGCGAGTACGCGGACGTGATCCTCCCGGCCGCGTCCGCCGCCGAGAAGAACGGCACGTTCACGAACACGGAGCGCCGGATCCAGCGCGTCCGCCCCGCCGTCGACTCGCCGGGGAAGGCGAAGGCGGACCACGAGATCCTCACCCAGCTCGCCAGGCGGTTCGGCTACGACTGGGACTACGATTCGCCGGCCGACGTGATGGACGAGATCAAGGAGTTAGTTCCCATCTACGGCGGCGTCACCTACGAGCGCCTCGAGGAGGAGACGAAGGGCATCCAGTGGCCCTGCTTCGACGAGGACGATCCGGGGACGCCGTACCTCTACGAGGACGAGTTCAACTTCGAGGACGGGAAGGCGCGGTTCGTCCCCGCCGACTACGCGAGTCCGCCGGCCATGCCCGACGAGGAGTACCCGCTCACGCTCTCCTCCGGGCGGGTGCTCTACCACTGGCACACCGGCACGATGACCCGCCGGGTCGGGACGCTGATGGACCACGTTCCGGAGAGCTTCATCACCATCCACCCTGAGATGGCCGACCAGCTGGGAATCAGCGACCAGGAGTACGTCCGGGTCCAGTCGCGACAGGGCGAGATCGTCGTAAAGGCGAACGTCGAGGACACGTCCGACCCCGGCGTCGTCTTCATTCCGATGCACTTCCCGCAGGGGGCGATCAACAAGCTCACCCAGCACGAACTCGATCCGACGTCGTACATCCCGCAGTACAAGGTGACGAGCGTCCGCGTCACGCCGCTCGAGATCGACCCCGAGGAGGCGGCCAACGTCGTCTCTCCGACGCCGGGCCAGCTCGAGGGCCAGGACGGCGACCCCGAGGAGGTCGGCGGCCGCCGCGACTGA
- a CDS encoding MaoC family dehydratase: MSSKPTPADSVDSVPSTERWANISQHVVNSYVEANNAVLAAMGLSDAQSSSEERSTTESPAVEEVAYDDREWSMERSTDSVEALEVGDYVRFTKPVDDTDVSAFAQVSGDTNRLHLEESFAEETQFGGPIAHGTLVAGTISAALARFPGLTIYLSQDLEFQAPVEIGATVTADCEIVEELGGNRYRIRTTVRSDGEPVIDGEAVVLIDHAPEE; the protein is encoded by the coding sequence ATGAGTAGTAAGCCAACTCCGGCAGACTCCGTCGACTCCGTACCGAGTACCGAGCGCTGGGCGAACATCTCCCAGCACGTCGTCAACAGCTACGTCGAGGCCAACAACGCGGTCCTGGCAGCGATGGGTCTCTCCGACGCGCAGTCCTCGAGCGAGGAGCGATCGACGACCGAATCGCCGGCAGTCGAAGAAGTCGCGTACGACGATCGGGAGTGGTCGATGGAACGCTCGACCGACAGCGTCGAAGCCCTCGAGGTCGGCGACTACGTCCGATTCACCAAACCAGTCGACGACACCGACGTCTCGGCGTTCGCCCAGGTCTCCGGCGACACCAACCGACTGCACCTGGAGGAGTCGTTCGCCGAAGAGACCCAGTTCGGCGGACCGATCGCCCACGGGACGCTCGTCGCCGGCACCATCAGCGCAGCCCTGGCCCGATTCCCGGGCCTGACGATCTACCTCTCGCAGGACCTCGAGTTTCAGGCGCCGGTCGAGATCGGCGCGACGGTTACCGCCGACTGTGAGATCGTCGAGGAACTCGGCGGCAACCGGTACCGGATCCGGACGACGGTACGTTCGGACGGCGAGCCGGTGATCGACGGCGAAGCGGTCGTCCTGATCGACCACGCACCCGAGGAGTAG
- a CDS encoding alpha/beta fold hydrolase — protein sequence MSELSLEDGSLWYDTRGDGPPLVFVHGGWMNGRAWRPQIDHFAADYRTTTFDVRGHGRTGATDPDQYSIDLFTDDLEALLDHLDLDRPILCGLSLGSMVVQRYLDRHPDRAAGAILGGAVRSMPPIELPPGTKPFLSPLPGITASASMLGSETTFRSMLCSIRATTGQRWLSVDPEVRADAIDAVGEVSSAEFGKVFGALYRFEPPALDHVETPTLVVHGEQEAPPVKRQGREIASEVDDGDWLELSESGHLVNQDRPRAFNDASTTFLGRLPLT from the coding sequence GTGTCAGAACTCTCGCTCGAGGACGGTAGCCTCTGGTACGATACGCGCGGCGACGGCCCGCCGCTGGTCTTCGTCCACGGCGGCTGGATGAACGGTCGCGCCTGGCGCCCGCAGATCGACCACTTCGCGGCCGACTACCGGACGACCACGTTCGACGTCCGCGGACACGGCCGGACCGGCGCAACCGATCCCGACCAGTACTCGATCGACCTCTTTACGGACGATCTCGAGGCGCTTCTCGACCACCTCGACCTCGACCGGCCGATCCTCTGCGGACTCTCGCTCGGTTCGATGGTCGTACAGCGATACCTCGACCGTCACCCGGACCGTGCGGCGGGCGCGATTCTCGGCGGCGCCGTCCGGTCGATGCCGCCGATCGAGCTCCCACCGGGGACGAAGCCGTTCCTGTCGCCGCTTCCCGGAATCACGGCGTCGGCGTCGATGCTGGGATCCGAGACGACGTTCCGATCGATGCTGTGTTCGATCCGGGCGACGACCGGACAACGGTGGCTGTCGGTGGACCCCGAGGTTCGAGCGGACGCGATAGACGCCGTCGGCGAGGTCTCGAGCGCGGAGTTCGGGAAGGTCTTCGGCGCGCTCTACCGGTTCGAGCCGCCGGCGCTGGACCACGTCGAGACGCCGACGCTCGTCGTCCACGGCGAGCAGGAAGCGCCGCCGGTCAAGCGACAGGGGCGCGAGATCGCTTCGGAAGTCGACGACGGCGACTGGCTCGAACTGTCCGAATCCGGGCACCTCGTCAACCAGGATCGGCCGCGAGCGTTCAACGACGCCAGCACGACGTTTCTGGGGCGACTACCCCTGACCTAA